One part of the Neisseria zalophi genome encodes these proteins:
- the narH gene encoding nitrate reductase subunit beta, with the protein MKIRAQVGMVLNLDKCIGCHTCSVTCKNVWTSRDGVEYAWFNNVETKPGVGFPKNWEDQGKWNGGWVRKPDGKLVPKQGGKLKILANIFANPNMPQIDDYYEPFTYDYQHLQNAPKMSTPPTARPISVLTGKKMDKVEWGPNWEDDLGGEFEKRAKDVLFEGIQKDMHAAFEQTFMMYLPRLCEHCLNPTCVASCPSGSIYKREDDGIVLIDQDKCRGWRMCVSGCPYKKIYYNWTSGKAEKCTFCYPRIEGGQPTVCSETCVGRIRYLGVLLYDADKIEQAASIENPQDLYEQQLGLFLNPHDPEVQREALKQGISQSWIDAAKKSPVYKMAMEWKVAFPLHPEYRTLPMVWYIPPLSPIQSAIENGLVGENGIIPSVDEMRIPLRYLANLLTAGKVEPIKFALERMIAMRRFKRGQVVHGETLAQTLEGTGLTPEMVEDMYQTMAIANYEDRFVIPTSHKEMVENSFNDQSGCGFTFGNGCSDGESSESLFGKRKGAPIVFYGLRKDVEENRKEKEEVR; encoded by the coding sequence ATGAAAATAAGAGCACAAGTCGGCATGGTTTTGAACTTAGATAAATGTATCGGCTGCCATACCTGCTCCGTTACCTGTAAAAACGTGTGGACTTCGCGCGACGGTGTCGAATATGCATGGTTCAATAATGTGGAAACCAAGCCCGGAGTCGGCTTTCCGAAAAACTGGGAAGATCAGGGCAAATGGAACGGCGGTTGGGTTCGCAAACCTGATGGCAAACTGGTTCCCAAGCAGGGCGGTAAACTAAAGATTTTGGCCAATATTTTTGCCAACCCCAATATGCCGCAGATTGATGATTATTACGAACCGTTTACCTATGACTACCAGCATCTGCAAAACGCACCGAAAATGTCCACGCCGCCGACAGCACGCCCGATATCGGTATTAACCGGTAAAAAAATGGACAAAGTAGAGTGGGGGCCAAACTGGGAAGACGATTTGGGTGGTGAGTTCGAAAAACGGGCGAAAGATGTTTTGTTTGAAGGCATTCAAAAAGACATGCATGCCGCATTCGAACAGACTTTCATGATGTATTTGCCGCGCTTATGCGAGCATTGCCTGAATCCGACTTGTGTCGCATCCTGTCCTTCCGGCAGTATTTATAAGCGGGAAGACGACGGTATTGTATTGATTGACCAAGATAAATGTCGTGGTTGGCGGATGTGCGTTTCCGGCTGCCCCTATAAAAAAATCTATTACAACTGGACCAGTGGTAAAGCGGAAAAATGTACGTTTTGCTATCCGCGTATCGAGGGCGGTCAGCCGACGGTTTGTTCGGAAACCTGCGTCGGCCGCATTCGTTATTTAGGTGTGTTGTTATATGATGCCGACAAAATCGAGCAGGCTGCTTCTATCGAAAATCCGCAAGATTTGTATGAACAACAATTGGGTTTGTTTCTCAATCCGCACGATCCCGAAGTACAACGCGAGGCTTTAAAACAAGGTATCAGCCAAAGTTGGATTGACGCGGCTAAAAAATCACCGGTCTATAAAATGGCGATGGAATGGAAAGTTGCTTTCCCATTGCATCCCGAATACCGTACCTTACCAATGGTTTGGTATATCCCGCCGTTATCGCCGATTCAATCTGCCATTGAAAACGGTTTAGTGGGTGAAAACGGCATTATTCCGAGTGTGGATGAAATGCGTATCCCGTTGCGTTATCTGGCCAATTTGCTGACCGCCGGCAAAGTGGAACCGATTAAATTCGCATTGGAACGCATGATTGCCATGCGCCGTTTCAAACGCGGACAAGTGGTACATGGTGAAACATTGGCACAAACATTGGAAGGTACGGGGCTGACACCTGAAATGGTTGAAGATATGTATCAAACCATGGCCATTGCCAATTATGAGGATCGCTTTGTTATTCCGACTTCTCATAAAGAAATGGTGGAAAACAGTTTTAATGATCAATCAGGTTGCGGCTTTACATTCGGCAATGGTTGTTCGGATGGGGAAAGTAGTGAAAGCTTATTTGGTAAACGAAAAGGTGCGCCGATTGTTTTTTATGGTTTACGAAAAGATGTTGAAGAAAACCGTAAGGAAAAAGAAGAGGTGCGCTGA
- the narJ gene encoding nitrate reductase molybdenum cofactor assembly chaperone translates to MDTYPVYQWFSALLCYPEAELIEVLPEFQTALNEWPQLSRQAGRLQMFLDYLNSHSLRELQENYVATFDRNRNHALYIFEHVYGEDRDRGSAMVDLLEEYRSGGFELGDEELPDYLPVLLEYLSQVPAEYAQKLLGDAVHVIAHIGNKLARNDSPYAVLLQGLTELSPIRPMPLTEPPVRDMDEAMETFGPDIAGIEPLLRPSVETIQFYPKAAFQTALKGA, encoded by the coding sequence ATGGATACTTATCCTGTTTATCAATGGTTTTCTGCGCTTTTGTGTTATCCGGAAGCCGAGTTAATTGAGGTTTTACCCGAGTTTCAGACGGCATTAAACGAATGGCCGCAGCTTAGCCGTCAGGCAGGCCGTCTGCAAATGTTTTTAGATTATTTAAACAGCCATAGTCTGCGCGAATTGCAAGAAAATTATGTCGCGACTTTCGATCGCAACCGTAATCATGCACTGTATATTTTCGAGCATGTATATGGAGAAGACCGTGACCGTGGTAGTGCTATGGTCGATCTATTAGAGGAATACCGTAGCGGCGGTTTTGAATTGGGTGATGAAGAACTGCCTGATTATCTGCCTGTATTATTGGAATATTTGAGTCAGGTGCCGGCCGAATATGCGCAAAAGCTGTTGGGCGATGCAGTTCATGTGATTGCTCATATCGGTAATAAACTGGCACGAAATGATTCACCTTATGCTGTTTTGTTGCAAGGCTTGACCGAACTCAGCCCAATCCGACCGATGCCGCTTACCGAGCCGCCAGTGCGTGATATGGATGAAGCCATGGAAACGTTCGGTCCTGATATTGCAGGTATCGAGCCTCTCTTGAGGCCTTCGGTCGAAACCATACAGTTTTATCCTAAAGCCGCATTTCAGACGGCCTTAAAAGGAGCATAA
- the narI gene encoding respiratory nitrate reductase subunit gamma, translating into MNTFNQFFFGIYPYICLAVFFLGSLVRFDREQYSWKSDSSQILYDGRLRLGNILFHVGILAIFFGHLFGLLTPLWFWDAIGVSHGAKQIFAMVMGGVFGIIAMIGLIILLQRRLKSERLAANSTWRDKLVLIWLIITLSLGLLTIFVSMGHTDGEEMVKLMRWAQHIVTFRGSAPVYMEDVNILFKLHIFMGMTFFLIFPFTRMVHVWSGFASVAYLGRAWQLVRRR; encoded by the coding sequence ATGAACACGTTTAACCAATTTTTCTTCGGTATCTATCCTTATATTTGCTTGGCTGTTTTCTTCTTAGGCAGTTTGGTTCGTTTTGATCGCGAGCAGTATTCGTGGAAGAGCGATTCCAGCCAGATTTTATACGACGGGCGGCTTCGCTTAGGCAATATTTTGTTTCATGTTGGGATTTTGGCTATTTTCTTCGGCCATCTATTCGGCTTGCTTACCCCGTTGTGGTTTTGGGATGCTATCGGCGTGTCTCATGGTGCTAAACAGATTTTTGCGATGGTGATGGGCGGTGTTTTCGGCATTATTGCCATGATCGGTTTGATTATTTTATTACAACGCCGTCTGAAAAGTGAACGCCTTGCCGCTAACAGCACTTGGCGCGATAAACTGGTATTAATCTGGTTGATTATAACGCTAAGCTTGGGTCTGCTTACTATTTTTGTCAGCATGGGGCATACCGATGGTGAGGAAATGGTGAAACTAATGAGATGGGCACAGCATATCGTGACTTTCCGTGGTTCGGCGCCTGTTTATATGGAAGATGTGAATATCTTGTTTAAACTGCATATTTTTATGGGTATGACTTTTTTCCTGATTTTCCCGTTCACCCGTATGGTGCATGTATGGAGCGGTTTTGCCAGTGTCGCTTATTTAGGACGGGCATGGCAGTTGGTTCGGCGCCGTTAA
- a CDS encoding alpha/beta hydrolase, which translates to MLKPVDKITIPGPVGGLETIYLPAQGEERGVAVINHPNPLHGGTNTNKVIQTVAKALNTLGFHCYLPNLRGVGNSDGEHDHGQGETEDCISVIDYVRAQHPKASQLIISGFSFGGYVSLFAAQQRNPDLLLLMAPAVKYYDRITEPKAPDTNKTLLIHGQIDEVVPLENAFKWAEPQELPVIVIPEASHFFHGKLIALRDTVLRFVPSVLNT; encoded by the coding sequence ATGTTGAAACCCGTTGATAAAATAACCATTCCCGGCCCTGTCGGTGGATTAGAAACCATTTATCTACCGGCACAAGGTGAGGAACGCGGCGTTGCCGTTATCAATCACCCAAACCCGCTACATGGTGGCACCAATACCAATAAAGTGATACAAACCGTTGCCAAAGCATTGAATACACTTGGCTTTCATTGCTATCTACCGAACCTTCGCGGTGTTGGTAATAGTGACGGCGAGCATGACCACGGTCAGGGCGAAACCGAAGACTGTATCAGCGTTATCGACTATGTCCGGGCACAACACCCAAAAGCATCCCAACTGATTATCAGCGGTTTTTCATTCGGCGGTTATGTTTCCCTTTTTGCCGCCCAACAGCGCAACCCCGATTTGCTACTTTTAATGGCGCCTGCCGTTAAATATTATGACCGTATCACCGAACCAAAGGCTCCTGATACGAATAAAACCTTACTTATTCACGGTCAGATTGACGAAGTCGTACCGCTTGAAAATGCTTTCAAATGGGCAGAGCCCCAAGAATTGCCGGTTATCGTGATTCCAGAAGCTTCCCATTTTTTCCACGGCAAACTAATTGCGTTGCGTGATACGGTTTTACGTTTTGTACCGTCCGTACTCAACACTTAA
- a CDS encoding (2Fe-2S) ferredoxin domain-containing protein gives MSYFDRHLFICANARHDACKQSCNDNDEATTAIDFIRGNAKKMGLIGPGKLRITQTGCLGRCESGPLMVIYPEGRWYTYVDEEDLQDILDQDLVQGQAVERLLIDPPEAENE, from the coding sequence ATGAGCTATTTCGACCGCCATTTATTTATTTGTGCCAATGCCCGCCACGATGCCTGTAAACAAAGTTGTAACGACAACGATGAAGCGACAACGGCCATTGATTTTATTCGGGGCAATGCCAAAAAAATGGGTTTAATCGGCCCCGGCAAACTACGCATCACCCAAACCGGCTGCCTCGGCCGTTGCGAATCGGGCCCGCTGATGGTTATCTACCCGGAAGGGCGTTGGTACACTTATGTTGATGAAGAAGACCTACAAGACATCCTTGATCAGGATTTGGTACAAGGCCAGGCTGTCGAGCGACTGCTTATCGACCCGCCGGAAGCGGAAAACGAATAA
- a CDS encoding polyamine aminopropyltransferase: protein MAHHPYRRLRAQKNELPEVGISETGNIRSLHLGSATVQSSMNLDHPAELVLSYSRAMMGWLLFNDQPRHITQIGLGGGSFARWIDAYLPNTRQTAIDINPQVINVARNLFELPFEDEHFEIIEADGAEYIKTMLGSTDVILTDGFDGEQIIDALVAEPFFEDCRRALSENGIFVTNWWSGDRRYQRFVERLLNVFEGRVLELPAESHGNVAVMAFQSSPKEQNIDKLKKRAEKLTTQYDIDLKGMLSALKANNQNNGKHFYL, encoded by the coding sequence ATGGCTCATCACCCTTACCGCCGCCTACGGGCGCAAAAAAACGAACTGCCCGAAGTCGGTATTTCCGAAACGGGCAATATACGTTCGCTACATTTAGGCAGCGCTACCGTACAAAGTTCGATGAACCTTGATCACCCTGCCGAACTGGTATTGTCATACAGCCGGGCCATGATGGGTTGGCTGCTATTCAACGATCAGCCCCGCCACATCACGCAAATCGGACTTGGCGGCGGCTCTTTCGCCAGATGGATTGATGCCTATCTGCCTAACACACGGCAAACCGCTATTGATATCAATCCGCAAGTGATTAATGTAGCCCGCAATCTCTTCGAGCTACCTTTTGAAGATGAGCATTTTGAAATTATCGAAGCCGATGGTGCCGAATATATTAAAACCATGCTCGGCAGCACCGATGTGATTCTAACCGACGGATTCGACGGCGAGCAGATTATTGATGCTTTGGTAGCAGAACCTTTTTTTGAAGATTGCCGAAGAGCACTTTCCGAAAACGGCATTTTCGTAACTAACTGGTGGAGCGGCGACCGCCGTTACCAACGCTTTGTCGAACGACTGTTGAATGTTTTCGAGGGTCGTGTGTTAGAACTACCCGCCGAAAGTCACGGCAACGTTGCCGTTATGGCCTTTCAAAGCAGCCCTAAAGAACAAAATATCGACAAACTTAAAAAACGGGCTGAAAAACTAACAACACAATATGATATTGATTTAAAAGGAATGTTGTCCGCATTAAAAGCCAACAACCAAAACAACGGCAAACATTTTTATCTATAA
- a CDS encoding acyl-CoA thioesterase, with amino-acid sequence MDIHTPTALQHELQMSVLMTPDMANFNGNVHGGDLLKLLDQVAYACASRYSGHYCVTLSVDKVTFKEPIHVGELVTFLASVNHVGRTSMEIGIRVESQNIHDRTTRHTNSCYFTMVAMHDGKPVPVPPLELKTALQHCRFEAAEKRKILRLQAEQTTTECDALSK; translated from the coding sequence ATGGATATACACACCCCTACCGCACTTCAACATGAATTACAAATGTCTGTTTTAATGACCCCCGATATGGCGAACTTTAACGGCAATGTTCACGGTGGCGATTTACTCAAATTACTCGATCAAGTAGCTTATGCCTGTGCCAGCCGTTATAGCGGTCATTACTGCGTTACCCTTTCCGTAGATAAAGTCACCTTTAAAGAGCCTATCCATGTTGGTGAATTGGTAACCTTTTTAGCCAGCGTTAACCATGTAGGCCGTACTTCTATGGAAATCGGTATCCGTGTCGAATCACAAAACATACACGACCGCACAACCCGCCACACCAATAGCTGCTATTTCACTATGGTTGCCATGCATGATGGCAAGCCCGTCCCTGTTCCACCACTAGAACTGAAAACAGCATTACAACATTGCCGTTTTGAAGCTGCCGAAAAACGTAAAATACTGCGTTTGCAGGCCGAGCAAACAACAACTGAGTGTGACGCCCTCTCAAAATAA